ATTTGACAGCAATTAGCAGCTTCCAACAGGTTCACTCTGTTTTCCAGGCTTCCCTCACTGTCAGCTCTGTTTTTCAGCCCTTTATCAACTTACAATAAAAACCAATTACCACAGTAGCCGGTTTCCTGATTTTCTACACACTGCAATTTTTTTCATCTTTTCTTTCACAAATGGTTTAAGATTAAAACTTCAAGAATATTCCAGAATTCTAACTATTGAACTTGAATATCATTTGTCAATTAGTAAACAAAAGTTTTAAACCAAATTCCTTTTCAATTGGATaactatccaaaaaaaaaaacttgatactATATGCCAATGAACAAAAGCTGCAAAACTCCATCATTTCCTGAACTTAATTTTCAGCCAGTAACAAATGCATCCCAAACATTCAAAACCACTTCACATTTCGCCCACACTTGAATCCTTGTCCTATTGGCCAAAATATCCATCATATAACAAATAATGAATCCATATCCAAAAGATCTACAATTGAAAGGGCATAAATTGATATGATGATTATCAAGAGAAATAACAAGAATTCGTGTGGAAGAAAGAAACAAATAGATTTACCTCCATAAACATGATTTAATCCATTGgattgtggttttgaaagaatcaaagcaagttctagagtgcaatAACACAAGTGCACCACTCAATTAAGGCTCATCCTCACTAGGTATGAAAATATATCAATCCAATTTACCAATCAAGTGTCCATCATTAAATAGAaaccttgagaaaattaaaagtcCATTATTGACAATAAGGTCCAAAATAGATTCTCAAATCTAGCCCACAATCCCTACCACTAACATGTTAAAGAAAAAATTGCTAGGGGGTGCCATTTTCTTATTCAAAGCAAAACAAATTCCAACAACAAAACTTcaacattaaaaatatattttttcaaacaaAAACAAACATTTTATTAAAACAActagaaatgaaaataaaaagaaagctaagttggaacaaactccccttcaCATGAGTAGATAGCATCATCAATCTTCATCTTTTGCATCACTTCTCCATTGCCAAGCTCATGAAACAACTTAAGTCTATGCCCATTCACCTTGAAAATCCGGTTGGTAGCTTCCTCCCTAATCTCAAAAACTCCATAAGAAAACACATTAGTCACAACATAAGGTCCTTCCCAACGAGATCTCAACGAACCTTTAATCAATTGGAGCCGAGACCTATATAAGAGCACTTTGTCaccaatatgaaattccttacCCACAATGTGCTTATCATGAAAATTTTTGGTCTTCTCTTTGTAGATTCGTGAGTTCTCAAATGCTTCTAGACGAATTTCCTCAAGTTCTTGAAGTTGcaattttctctcttcttttgctAGGCCAACATCAAAATTACAAGCTTTGATCGCCCAATAAGCTCTATGTTCAATTTCCACCGGAAGATGACAAGCTTTACCATAAACCATCCTGTAAGGAGACATCCCTATAGGAGTCTTAAAAGCCGTCCAGTAAGCCCATAGTGCATCATCTAATCTCTTGCTCCAATCTTTCCTGTCAGGTCTCACAGTTTTCTCAAGAATTGACTTCACTTCTCTATTCGATACCTCAGCTTGTCCATTTGTTTGGGGATGATAAGGTGTAGACACTTTATGTGAAACCCCATATTTGCTCAACATAGCCTTCATGTATTTGTTGCAAAAATGTGACCCCTGATCACTAATAATAGCTCTAGGCACTCCAAACCTGCAAAAAATATGTGACCTGACAAAACTAACAACAACTAAAGAATCGTCAGTCCTGGTGGGaatggcctccacccatttggaaacataatcaactgccaaCAATATATATGAAAATCCAAAAGAGACAGGAAATGGACCCATGAAATCAATACCCCATACATCAAATATCTCACAAAATAACATGTAATGTTGAGACATTTCATTCCTAGGTCCTATGTTCCCAGTTCGTTGACATCTATCACATGATCTACAAAATACATAAGCATCACGAAAAAGGGTAGGCCAATACAATCCACACTCTAGGACTTTCCTAGCTGTCCTCTGAGGTCCAAAATGTCCCCCACACTCAGATGCATGACAAAATGTAAGTACAgaccaaaactcaaaatcaggtatgcatctcctaatAATTTGATCACTACAAAATTTCCATAGATAAGGATCATCCCACACATAATATTTTGAATCACTTTTCAACTTGTCCTTTTGAGATTTTGAAAACTCTGCAGGAAAAACTTTACCTACTAAAAAGTTAACCAGATCCGCATACCATGGAGACTCACCATGCACCCTAAAAAGCTGCTCATCTCTAAAATCATCATTAATAGCTGTGTGATCCAGTTCCCCTTCAATTCTGCTCAAATGATCTGCAACCAAGTTCTCCTTTCCACTCCTATCACGAATCTCCAAATCAAACTCCTGGAGTAAAAGCATCCATCTAATCAATCTAGGCTTAACATCTGGCTTTTTGAGGAGGAACTTCAaagctgcatgatcagaaaataCAACCATGTGGGAACAAAGCAAATATGAACGGAATTTATCTAAtgcaaaaaaaatagaaagaagcTCCTTTtctgtcgtagtgtaatttgctTGAGCCGAATCTAAGGTCTTCGATGCATAACAGATCACATGTGGTGCTCCTTCTACTCTTTGTGCCAATACTGCCCCGATGGTAAAGTTCGAAGCATCACACATAAGCTCAAATGGTAATGTCCAATCCGGTGGCCTGATGATAGGTGCAGAAATCAAAGCCTCCTTCAATCTCTGAAAAGCTTCTTTGCACCTCTGGTCAAACTGAAACTCCACATCTTTCTGAAGAAGCTGTGACAGTGGAAGAGCAATCTTACTGAAGTCTCTAATAAATCTCCTGTAAAATCCTGCATGACCAAGAAAAGCTCGAACATCCCGCACGGATgcggggtaagataaagaagatatagcaCTAATTTTAGCAGGATCTACCTCAATTCCTCTCTTAGAGACTATATGTCCTAAAACAATACCATGCTCAACCATAAAgtgacatttttcaaaattaagtaccaAGTCTGTCTCAATGCATCTATCTAAAACCCTAGATAAATTTTCCAAACATGCATCAAAAGATGAACCATAtacagaaaaatcatccataaaaaCCTCCATGCAATGCTTTAATAAATCTCCAAAAATACTCACCATGCACCGCTGAAAGGTTCCTGGAGCGTtgcaaagcccaaatggcatacGTCTGTAAGCGAATGTACCGAAAAGACAAGTGAAGGTAGTCTTCTCCTGATCCTCTGGAGCAATGCAAATCTGAAAATATCCTATGTAACCGTCAAGGAAGCAATAATGTGACTTACCTGCCAGTctctccaacatctgatcaataaaaggcaAAGGGTAGTGGTCTTTCCTGCTTGCCTGGTTCAGCTTCCTGTAGTCTATACAAACCCTCCATGAATTCTTCACTCTGATGGGCACCAACTCATTCTCTTCATTGGCCACTACTGTCACTCCTGATTTCTTTGGCACCACATGAATAGGACTCACCCACTGACTGTCAGCAATAGGGTAAATGATACCTGCCTATAGAAGTCTAGTCACCTCTTTTTTCACTACATCTAGCATCAGTGGGTTAAGTCTCCTCTGAGGTTGTCTCACCGGTTTCACATCCTCCTCTAAATAAATCCTGTGCATACAAATAGAAGGACTGATACCCGGAATGTTTGCTAAAGTCCATCCAATGGCCTTCCTGTGCTGCCTCAAAATCTCTAATAATCTGCTTTCTTGTACTGGTTCTAGATTCTGGGCAATGATGACAGGTAGCTGCTGGTTCTCTCCTAAATAAGCATACTTCAAGTGTGGCGGCAATGGCTTCAACCCATCTTGTGTCTGGTCAACTAAAAGCGATCCTAGGGATagagcttctcctaagcaatcccctacgcataaTTTATCTTCTCTGGGCGATCCTAGGGATagagcttctcctaagcaatcccctacgcataaTTTATCTCTCTCACTTGGAAATAATCCACAAGATTCATCATCCACTCCCACGGCTGAAATATCCTCCTCTTCTGAAAACAAAAAATCACCTATACCACCCTCTGCAGCATCTGAGTCTGAATCAACCACTGAAAAGAAATCTACACTGTCCAGCTCCTCTGAGATGTCCAAACTAAGAATAGAATGATCCTCTCTAGGATGCTTCATAGCGTCAAGAATATTGAATCGGACCACTGTATCACCTATCTCCATAGAAAGTGTGCCCGCATGAACATCAATTTTTGTCCTTGCAGTCTTCAAGAATGGTCGTCCAAGAATGAGTGGAGATCTACTGGCCAGATAGTCTCCCTCCATGTCCAAGATATAAAAATCTGCAGGAAAGATAAGTTCTCTCACCTTCACCAATACATCTTCAATAACTCCAGCTGGGTGAGTCTGACTGCGGTCGGCTAACTGAATGACTACTCCTGTAGGTTGTAATGGTCCAATGCCTAAAGTTTGAAAAACTGATTTTGGCATCACATTAATTGAAGCTCCCAAATCCAGCATGGCATCCTTAAAAAGATTACTTCCAATCTCGCAAGGAACTGTAAAAACTCCAGGATCTTCGCATTTCTGAGGAACTGTTCGAAGAAGTGCAGACACATTCTTGCCCATGCTAATCAACTCATTCCCCTTCAATTTCTTCTTGTGCACACAAAGATCCTTCAAAATTTTTGCATATTTTGGAATTTGCTTGATCATTGTGAGTAAAGGAACATTTACTTCTACCTTGCTAAATAAATCCACAAGCTCTTGGAACTCCTTTGCTTTCTCCTCCTCTACATTCTTCCTTGGTGGAACTTTGCGTTGAGGAAAAGGCAATGGAATGCACGACTCTGAATTCTGAAATCCTGCATCTCCAGATTTGCTGCTTCCTGGAGTTGTTGCTGGAAAATGTTCAGCGGGACAAGAGTTGCTGGAAAAATCTGGCATTAGATTTCCACCTCCTTGTGAATGCTCCAAACCGTAGGGGTCAATGTGAATTGGATTAGAACTTGAAACTGGCACATTCTGCACTTCTGGAAGTTCTTCATTGCTGGAACCGGATGGCTGGGTTTCTGAAAAATTTTCAGCAGCAGCTCTTCCTCTTGAAGATTCTGAAACTTTTCTCCCACTCCTTAAAGTTAATGCACTAACGTTCCCTTTAGGATTAGGAATTGTTTGAGATGGCAATTGACTCGATCCCTGAGCTTGAATCTGATTAATGCTAGAAGCCAATTGCCCAATCTGCCTTTCCTGATTTTGTTGCTGCTGAAGAATTTGCTGCGTTAATTCCTCCAATCTAGCTTGTTGTGGATCTGAATTTGAAATATTATTGGAACCTCCTTGAGTTAAACTCATCCTGGTAGGTGCTGGAAGTGCTGGAATTGCTTGCTGGAAATTCTGATTTTGATATTGATAATGCTGATTCTGATTCTGATTCTGAAATTGCTGATAAGGCTGATACGATTGCTGATATTGATTTGCAGGTTGGTAATGATGCTGAAAACCTTGCTAAAAATTCTGATTATGCTGCTGGAAACCTTGCTGAGGTTGCTGGAAATTGCTGGAATTGTGGCTGAAATGCTGATTTGAAGATGGATGTTGATAGAATGAATTGCCATACTTCACGTTTGGATGATCTCTCCAACCCGGATTATATGTAGATGAATATGGGTCATGTTTTTGTTGGAACTGAGCTCTAGAGAATGCTGCCAAAGATTCATCTTGAATGAGATTTGGACAAAGTTCTGAAAGGTGATCTTGACTCGAACAAATGCTACAACCTATGCTTTGTTTACATGGAAATTGCATATTCGGCACAACAGAAGGTTGAGTAGCATTGTTCAAGGCTAATTGTTTCACCAAGGTCGTTAATTCCATCAATGAATTCTTTATCTCCTTTTGTTCATTAGAAGCCATTTGAACTTCACCAACTCCTCTAGTAGTGAGTGCTCTACTTCCAAATTGCTGTGAATTTTCAGCCATGTTCGAAATTAGCTCCCGTGCTTGTTCTGGAGTTTTGTTCACTAAAGCTCCTCCGGCTGCTGCATCTATCATACTTCTGTCCATAGGTAATAAACCCTCATAGAAGTATTGGACTAGTAACTGCTCACTGATTTGGTGTTGAGGACAACTTgaacataatttcttaaatctctCCCAATAGTCATATAATGTCTCTCCCACCACTTGCTGAATCCCACATATGCTTTTCCTAATAGTTGCAGTCCTTGAGGCTGGAAAGAATTTCTCCAAGAAAGCCTTCTTCATATCAATCCATGAGGTTATATATCCTGGTGGCAAATAATATAGCCAATCCTTTGATACCCCAGTcaatgaaaatggaaaagcccTTAGCTTGATATCTTCTTTTGAAATTCCCTGTGGCTTCATGGTTGAGCATACCACATGGAATTCATGCAAATGTCTATTTGGATCTTCTCCAGATAACCCTTGAAATTTAGGAAGTAGGTGAATCAACCCTGATCTCAACTCAAAATCTCCTGCTAAAGTTGGATAAGTGATGCATGAATACTTAAAAGCCTCATCAGGAGCTGCAAGCTCCTTTATGGTTCTGTTATGATCATCCATGGAAATATCTGAATGTGATAAGGTATTTTCAGAGCCTTCTGAAGCTTTCTCTTGAATTCTCAAAGCCCTGAAAGTCCTCTCAATTTCTGGATCTAACTCAAATAATTTGTCCTTTGAAGTCCTGGTCATGACATCAAAAACAAAATGAGTATTCAGATAAGTCCAATGAAAACCAATAAAATGCAAAacaaattaatcaaaaatttcacAATCTAGAACAATCACACTTTTCTAGTTgttccccgacaacggcgccaaaatttggtgtcaaccatattacatgtcacgtggtgcatcaaattaattaaaattggaacaattcaaaactaaatataagagatgtagtatggagtcccaagtcgtatttttctgaGGTTAACTAGAAAATGAATGATGGCTAGAATTATGAAATTCAAGCTGAACCTTATTTTGGAAAAGAAATTCAAATTATTACAATCTCAGATTAAACGTGAATCCTTCTCATAAACTAACACCACGAAATTAAAAGAAATGTGTGCTTcacaaaatttattttgaacaaTCAATCTACTGTACAAGTAAAGCTTCTTAGAATTAATAAGAAAATTGTAGTCGAACTTCCCTATGAAAAGCTCAAACTCTAGATTGCAAATACTAGATAAATCTAAGCATCTAAACTAAACCTGACCAGATCACCAACAATTTAAGAAAatggatttttcttttaattctaaTCTAATTGAAGTCTACAAGTCAGCAAATTCAGGATTTAAATTGGAACTTAGATCTGAATGATAACCTAGAATCCCTAATCTGAGTATCTGAATTTTATTCAAACTCATCTAAATGTTGTATCAGAATTTCAATGGTGAAATCTAACAGAATAAACTTTAATTGGATTTTTCTTGCAACGAAAAGGAAACAAAACAAATTAAATCTACAGATCTATGAACTGAAACTAAAGGCCAAATGAAGAAACATCTTCATCTCAAATCTTTGATTCAAGTTCTGTCTCGCTGCCAAATTGCAGAGAAATTCTCGGAAACTCCCGTGAGTAATCACCAAATCAACTTAGAGTCACGGTTGAGAATTGAGAAGTGTTCAGCTTATAGAAACCTCCCTATAAGCTTACAATCTCATCAGAATGTTCACTGCCCGAAGAAcataggaagaaaaatgaatcTCGATCGGCAATCGATCGATCGAATCAATGCCAAAATCGTGAAAGAATTAAAGAACAAATATGATTCAGAAATCCCAGAAAAACTCCTCCAAAACTTCTGTTGCCTGGTAGATTCCCTCAGATCGGAAGAACTCCCCAAATCTGAGGTCGTCTGGAATGCGTCGGTGCGAAGATCGCGGTAGAAGAACCTCCTCCAATCGCAATCTGGTGATCGAACAGTAGTCGTCGGTCACTCCAAATGATTTTGGTGATGACAGATCTTGAATTCCGATCTGGATATCGATGGGAGCGTCGGCGTCGCAAAGGATGAAGACGGTGAACAGTGGCAATGTCGCGAAGAACCGAGCTCCAGgtctactgtagcttctcaacgtttttaaacctctcctcatctgatccaacGATCCAAAACAATCcaggcttgatcaacggctaaatgagttcagatctggatcaaaatctctggatcttcatcaacggattagatctgctccccatcaAGTCTGATGAATCAGATGCTTgtcggatggctcagatctctccaaaCTTCAACGAACGGCCCAAATCAATCCAAAGATTGATAGCCTCGATAAGCCCTAGATTCGAACCCAAGTGCAGCCCACACTGAtcaggtccatgacccttttgatgcctacaaaataataaacaaatattagcatcaaaataccatgaaaatagactaatttgcaattaagtccaaaattgatacaatgtataaaaatgtaatgtaaatatgggttctatataagaaaattacatcaaaccatgattatatgaatgagaatagtatagtaaaatcatggttatcagtcggccacaccaaggaagagaggatagGAAATAATAGATTAGGTTGTctaaggtgagacacctctaccctctcttttatattcgttggtcttggcatataaggaaagttttagacataattagaactctcttattttccttgccaataaaaggaaaatttaattaaaaatttccttttattcttttaatggtcgacccctacatgtcctccaaataaggaaagttttaaacacaaaattaaaaattcctaatttgtttccggaaatttttaaaataaaaatttctcttttaaaattcccttcatagttggttataaaaggaaacttttataaattaaaatctctctattaaaacatgtggatgattacaaaaaggaaagttttgtccaaaattaaaatcttccttttaactacaaataaagaaagatatcaaacctttctcttaatcctttgtagaaattataaaaggtaaaatttaattttaaaactctcttttaaatcatggcttctacataaggaaagattttaaaattaaaaatccttttatttttattgtggccgaccacctacttgggctccaagctagggccgaacaccacttgaacccatatctccttggtttggccagccctagcttgggctccaagttaggcttggccgaccaccttaaggtgggtaagaagttgggtttaggtgggtataagactttataaataagaggctatgacagggaccgagaggaggaattggttttggtctcccgatgagcttaagcttcccgtgttcgccccgaacacccaactcaagttcatcaataatatctcattccactaaagagttattattgtactaccgcaccaatcccatattactatatgggctccttatcatgagtgtgttagtctccctatgtttaagatatcgaatgctcactaattaaatgagttactacaactcacttaattaatatctagctccaagagtaataccactcaaccttatcatcatgtcggactaagtccacctgcagggtttacatgacaatccttatgagctcctcaaggggacatcatcaacctagattactaggaaacagtttcattctataatcaacaacacaccatataaataatatcatttcccaacttatcgggcctattgatttaacgagctaaatctcac
This region of Zingiber officinale cultivar Zhangliang chromosome 9A, Zo_v1.1, whole genome shotgun sequence genomic DNA includes:
- the LOC122019389 gene encoding uncharacterized protein LOC122019389; amino-acid sequence: MTRTSKDKLFELDPEIERTFRALRIQEKASEGSENTLSHSDISMDDHNRTIKELAAPDEAFKYSCITYPTLAGDFELRSGLIHLLPKFQGLSGEDPNRHLHEFHVVCSTMKPQGISKEDIKLRAFPFSLTGVSKDWLYYLPPGYITSWIDMKKAFLEKFFPASRTATIRKSICGIQQVVGETLYDYWERFKKLCSSCPQHQISEQLLVQYFYEGLLPMDRSMIDAAAGGALVNKTPEQARELISNMAENSQQFGSRALTTRGVGEVQMASNEQKEIKNSLMELTTLVKQLALNNATQPSVVPNMQFPCKQSIGCSICSSQDHLSELCPNLIQDESLAAFSRAQFQQKHDPYSSTYNPGWRDHPNVKYGNSFYQHPSSNQHFSHNSSNFQQPQQGFQQHNQNF